Proteins from a single region of Desulfatiglans anilini DSM 4660:
- a CDS encoding FMN-binding glutamate synthase family protein: MNLCTPNSNESLQTKNRSRDVAPQSGICTRCVDGCKGNCDLFNATFRSRELLYPTPFGDITAGSGKDYPVDYSHLNIMGYALGAEGTVADPDHATFPSVNTETAFGTSDKVRMKIPMFTGALGSTEIARKNWEHFAIGAAITGISLVCGENVCGIDPGLEFDANGKVKEAPDMRRRIEEYRRYHNGYGDILVQMNVEDTRLGVAEYVIDKLGVETIELKWGQGAKCIGGEIKVNSLERAIQLKKRGYIVTPDPESPSNQAAFRDGAIKEFERHSRLGFVDQEGFMREVERLRKLGAKRVTLKTGAYPMRELAMAIRWSSDAGIDLLTIDGAPGGTGMSPWRMMEEWGVPSIYLHAMAYELCERLAKNGRPAPDIAFAGGFSSEDHIFKALALGAPYCKAVCMGRALMIPGMVGKNIGRWLQGEDGGLPSTVSKYGSTKEEIFVCYEDLKATYGKEVEQFPLGAIGIYSAGEKLRVGLQQLMAGARKWRVDLINRRDLASLTEEAAQVTGIPYIMNAYRDEALAVIDA, encoded by the coding sequence ATGAACCTGTGCACACCGAATTCCAACGAATCCCTTCAGACCAAAAACCGCTCCCGCGACGTGGCGCCCCAATCGGGGATCTGCACCCGCTGCGTGGACGGGTGCAAAGGCAACTGCGACCTCTTCAACGCCACCTTCCGCAGCCGTGAACTCCTGTATCCCACGCCCTTCGGGGATATCACCGCCGGTTCCGGCAAGGACTATCCGGTCGATTACTCCCACCTGAACATCATGGGATACGCCCTCGGGGCCGAAGGAACCGTGGCGGACCCGGACCACGCCACCTTTCCGAGCGTCAACACCGAAACGGCCTTCGGGACGAGCGACAAGGTCAGGATGAAGATCCCCATGTTCACGGGCGCCCTCGGCAGCACGGAGATCGCGCGCAAGAATTGGGAGCACTTCGCGATCGGCGCGGCCATCACGGGCATCAGCCTCGTGTGCGGTGAAAATGTCTGCGGCATCGACCCCGGCCTCGAATTCGACGCGAACGGGAAGGTGAAAGAGGCCCCCGACATGCGGCGGCGAATCGAGGAGTACCGCCGGTATCACAACGGCTACGGCGACATCCTCGTCCAGATGAACGTCGAGGACACGCGGCTTGGCGTGGCCGAGTACGTCATCGACAAACTCGGCGTCGAGACCATCGAACTCAAGTGGGGCCAGGGCGCCAAGTGCATCGGCGGTGAAATCAAGGTCAATTCGCTCGAGCGGGCCATCCAGCTCAAGAAGCGCGGTTACATCGTCACCCCCGACCCCGAAAGCCCCTCCAACCAGGCGGCTTTCAGAGACGGGGCCATCAAGGAGTTCGAACGCCACTCGCGCCTGGGCTTCGTCGACCAGGAGGGGTTCATGAGGGAGGTCGAACGGCTGCGGAAGCTGGGCGCCAAACGGGTCACCCTGAAAACCGGTGCCTACCCGATGCGGGAACTGGCCATGGCCATCCGCTGGTCTTCGGACGCCGGGATCGACCTGCTGACCATCGACGGCGCGCCCGGCGGAACGGGCATGAGCCCCTGGCGCATGATGGAGGAGTGGGGCGTTCCGTCCATCTATCTGCATGCCATGGCCTACGAACTGTGCGAGCGCTTGGCCAAGAACGGGCGCCCGGCGCCGGACATCGCCTTCGCCGGCGGGTTCTCGAGCGAAGACCACATCTTCAAGGCCCTGGCCCTTGGCGCCCCCTACTGCAAGGCCGTCTGCATGGGCCGCGCCCTGATGATCCCGGGCATGGTGGGCAAGAACATCGGCCGCTGGCTGCAGGGCGAGGACGGAGGGCTCCCCTCGACCGTCTCGAAGTACGGCTCCACCAAGGAAGAGATCTTCGTCTGCTACGAAGACCTCAAGGCCACCTACGGGAAGGAAGTGGAGCAGTTCCCGCTGGGGGCCATCGGGATCTACAGCGCCGGCGAGAAGCTGCGCGTGGGGCTCCAGCAGCTCATGGCCGGCGCCCGCAAGTGGCGCGTCGACCTGATCAACCGCAGGGACCTGGCCTCCCTGACCGAAGAGGCCGCCCAGGTGACGGGGATCCCCTACATCATGAACGCGTACCGGGACGAGGCCCTGGCCGTCATCGACGCCTGA